A region of Pseudopipra pipra isolate bDixPip1 chromosome 10, bDixPip1.hap1, whole genome shotgun sequence DNA encodes the following proteins:
- the ACTL6A gene encoding actin-like protein 6A yields MSGGVYGGDEVGALVFDIGSYTVRAGYAGEDCPKVDFPTAIGVVLERDNGSTLMEIDGDKGKQGGPTYYIDTNALRVPRENMEAISPLKNGMIEDWDSFQAILDHTYKMHIKSEASLHPVLMSEAPWNTRAKREKLTELMFEHYNIPAFFLCKTAVLTAFANGRSTGLILDSGATHTTAIPVHDGYVLQQGIVKSPLAGDFITMQCRELFQEMNIEIIPPYMIASKEAVREGSPANWKRKEKLPQVTRSWHNYMCNCVIQDFQASVLQVSDSTYDEQVAAQMPTVHYEFPNGYNCDFGAERLKIPEGLFDPSNVKGLSGNTMLGVSHVVTTSVGMCDIDIRPGLYGSVIVAGGNTLIQSFTDRLNRELSQKTPPSMRLKLIANNTTVERRFSSWIGGSILASLGTFQQMWISKQEYEEGGKQCVERKCP; encoded by the exons ATGAGCGGCGGCGTGTACGGGGGAG ATGAAGTTGGGGCTCTGGTGTTTGACATTGGCTCGTACACTGTCAGAGCAGGCTATGCAGGCGAGGACTGTCCAAAG GTTGATTTTCCAACGGCCATTGGCGTAGTGCTGGAAAGAGACAATGGCAGCACTCTGATGGAGATAGATGGAGACAAAGGCAAACAAGGGGGCCCAACTTACTACATAGACACCAATGCTCTGAGAGTCCCGAGGGAGAATATGGAGGCCATTTCACCTTTAAAAAATGGAATGA TTGAAGACTGGGATAGTTTCCAGGCAATACTGGATCACACTTACAAGATGCACATTAAATCTGAAGCAAGTTTGCATCCTGTCCTTATGTCTGAAGCACCA tgGAATACTAGAGCAAAGCGTGAAAAACTGACGGAGTTGATGTTCGAGCACTACAACAtccctgcttttttcctgtgtaaaaCTGCCGTTCTAACAGC CTTTGCTAATGGGAGATCTACAGGTCTCATTTTGGATAGTGGAGCAACACATACCACTGCTATTCCAGTGCATGATGGATATGTGCTTCAGCAAG gtATTGTAAAATCACCACTTGCAGGAGACTTTATTACTATGCAGTGCCGGGAATTGTTTCAGGAAATGAACATAGAGATAATTCCTCCCTATATGATTGCTTCAAAG GAGGCAGTTCGTGAGGGGTCCCCTGCAAattggaagagaaaagagaagttaCCCCAGGTCACCAGGTCTTGGCACAACTACATGTGCAAT TGTGTCATTCAGGACTTCCAAGCTTCTGTCCTCCAAGTATCAGATTCAACCTATGATGAACA GGTGGCAGCACAGATGCCAACAGTTCATTATGAGTTCCCCAACGGCTACAACTGTGACTTCGGTGCAGAGCGTCTGAAAATTCCCGAGGGATTGTTTGACCCTTCCAATGTAAAG GGTTTGTCTGGTAACACGATGTTGGGTGTGAGCCACGTTGTCACAACAAGCGTTGGAATGTGTGATATCGACATCAGGCCG ggCCTCTATGGCAGTGTGATTGTAGCAGGAGGAAACACTCTAATACAGAGTTTCACAGACAGATTGAACAGAGAGCTGTCTCAGAAAACTCCACCG AGCATGCGCCTGAAGTTGATCGCGAACAACACGACCGTGGAGCGGAGGTTCAGCTCCTGGATTGGTGGCTCCATTTTGGCTTCTTTG ggtACTTTTCAACAGATGTGGATTTCTAAACAAGAATATGAAGAAGGAGGGAAACAGTgtgtagaaagaaaatgtcCTTAA
- the MRPL47 gene encoding large ribosomal subunit protein uL29m, with amino-acid sequence MAAAAVVGSLGRRFTAVLRLPRARPGPPGLVLNLFHKSLPKAEPLHQVKFLHTTVSRRGLEEFFDDPGNWGEKSVKSGDAWNIKQLRGKSSEDLHKLWYVLLKERNMLLTIQQEAKRQLKPMPSPERLEKVEKSMKNIDLVVKEREVALRLLQTGHEKPVPGEWRHDFLGRTFWYSYKEWPIPWHLNERHKKKRFYYLPFVNKFIRLRLEKFLRKRARRQNLEKTRRKVLERKFPHLALKSQSQ; translated from the exons ATGGCGGCGGCCGCAGTGGTGGGATCGCTGGGCCGGCGCTTCACGGCCGTGCTGCGACTGCCCCGGGCTCGGCCGGGCCCTCCCGG GTTGGTGCTGAACCTGTTTCACAAAAGCCTGCCAAAAGCTGAACCCCTCCATCAGGTGAAGTTCCTGCACACGACTGTGTctcggagggggctggaggAGTTTTTTGATGATCCAGgaaactggggagaaaaaagcgTCAAGTCTG gGGATGCATGGAATATAAAGCAGCTGAGGGGCAAGAGTAGTGAAGACTTGCACAAACTTTG GTATGTCCtgctgaaagaaagaaacatgcTTTTAACTATACAGCAAGAAGCAAAACGACAACTCAAGCCTATGCCAAGTCCAGAACGGTTAGAAAAG GTAGAAAAGTCTATGAAAAATATAGACTTGGTtgtgaaagaaagagaagttgCTCTGAGGCTTTTACAAACTGGCCACGAAAAGCCAGTACCTGGAGAGTGGAGACACGACTTCTTGGGACGCACCTTCTG GTACAGTTACAAGGAATGGCCGATACCATGGCACTTGAATGAAAGACACAAAAAGAAGAGATTCTATTACTTACCTTTTGTGAATAAGTTCATCAg ACTCAGACTTGAAAAATTCTTACGGAAAAGGGCAAGACGGCAAAACTTGGAGAAGACGAGGCGGAAGGTCTTGGAAAGGAAGTTCCCTCACCTCGCCCTGAAGTCTCAGAGCCAGTAA